The following coding sequences are from one Gammaproteobacteria bacterium window:
- a CDS encoding sigma-54-dependent Fis family transcriptional regulator — translation MHTVAGYDAPVLIKGETGTGKELVARAIHYSSPRRDQPFVPVNCGALNDELLLAELFGYERGAFTDAKRSHRGLVAQAKGGVLFLDEVDCLSPKGQAALLRFLQEQEYRPLGAETVYRSDVRVIAATNKNLETLIAQGQFREDLYYRVHLLDLELPPLRFRDHDVAVLAEHFLQKLSQRYGAPLKRLHPLTLQWMKQYAWPGNVRELENYLYRLFVLCKGPIICAPQVKGDPVPYASLQPPLQDEGTPRAFRDEKNRALQEFERSYLHKAMQAAYGNVSLAARRAGKERRAFRRLLKKHGIDRLRYDTPQHLEK, via the coding sequence ATGCACACCGTCGCCGGCTATGACGCGCCGGTGCTCATCAAAGGCGAAACCGGCACCGGCAAAGAATTGGTGGCGCGTGCGATTCATTACAGCAGCCCACGGCGCGATCAACCATTCGTGCCGGTCAACTGCGGTGCGCTCAATGACGAATTGTTGTTAGCCGAATTATTCGGTTACGAACGCGGCGCGTTCACCGATGCCAAGCGCTCGCATCGCGGACTCGTGGCGCAGGCCAAGGGCGGCGTGCTGTTCCTGGACGAAGTCGACTGCCTCTCGCCCAAAGGCCAAGCGGCGTTACTGCGTTTTTTGCAAGAGCAGGAATACCGGCCGCTCGGTGCCGAAACCGTGTATCGCAGCGACGTACGCGTCATCGCCGCTACCAACAAAAATTTGGAAACGCTGATCGCGCAAGGTCAATTCCGCGAGGACTTGTATTACCGTGTCCACTTGCTCGATCTTGAGTTACCGCCGCTGCGGTTTCGCGATCACGACGTGGCGGTGCTGGCCGAGCACTTTCTGCAAAAGCTCAGCCAGCGCTACGGCGCGCCGCTGAAGCGGTTGCATCCGCTGACCTTGCAGTGGATGAAGCAATACGCCTGGCCCGGCAATGTGCGCGAGTTGGAAAATTATTTGTATCGGTTGTTCGTGCTCTGTAAGGGTCCGATTATTTGTGCGCCGCAGGTGAAGGGCGATCCGGTACCGTACGCGTCGTTGCAGCCGCCGCTGCAGGATGAAGGCACGCCGCGCGCGTTTCGCGACGAAAAAAATCGTGCGTTGCAGGAATTCGAGCGAAGTTATTTGCACAAAGCGATGCAGGCCGCCTACGGCAACGTCTCGCTCGCCGCGCGCCGCGCCGGCAAAGAACGCCGCGCGTTTCGGCGTTTGTTGAAAAAGCACGGCATCGACCGTCTGCGCTACGACACTCCGCAACATCTCGAAAAATAA
- a CDS encoding tautomerase family protein, which yields MPLVTITVRKPKSADFKAAVFSAVHNALVLSGVPQQDQFHRVLELEPENFRFDPRYPDATADRTDDFVLIEILFSVGRSVKVKKKILQDILSGLARAPALNPENVMIYFSETAWENWSFAGGRLMHV from the coding sequence ATGCCATTGGTAACCATCACTGTCCGTAAACCGAAATCGGCCGACTTCAAAGCGGCGGTCTTCAGCGCCGTGCACAACGCGCTCGTGCTGTCCGGTGTACCGCAGCAGGACCAATTTCACCGCGTACTCGAGCTCGAGCCGGAGAATTTCCGCTTCGATCCGCGCTATCCGGATGCCACGGCCGACCGCACCGACGACTTCGTCCTGATCGAAATTCTTTTTTCCGTCGGCCGTAGCGTTAAGGTCAAAAAGAAAATTTTACAGGACATTCTTTCCGGGCTCGCCCGTGCACCGGCACTAAACCCTGAAAACGTCATGATTTATTTCAGCGAAACAGCATGGGAAAACTGGTCATTTGCCGGCGGCCGACTGATGCACGTGTAA
- a CDS encoding sulfurtransferase, translating into MIFRTLVSVGELTTYSNEGSWRIFDCRHDLAQPDAGEQLYRAAHIANAQFLHLDRDLSGPKTGDNGRHPLPDPAVLATTLGRCGVTNDTQVVAYDNHGSMFAARLWWLLRWLGHSKVAVLDGGLSAWQHAGHAVTQAIPSVQPTVFTWKLSEPTVDAEYVRAHLQQPDMLLLDARAPDRFRGENETLDPVGGHIPGAGNRFFKNNLTTEGHFKPAAQLRQEFDALLGDHPAHTLVNQCGSGVTACHNLLALEIAGLQGARLYPGSWSEWCSDPRRPIATR; encoded by the coding sequence ATGATCTTTCGCACGCTCGTCTCGGTAGGGGAATTGACGACTTATAGTAATGAGGGATCGTGGCGCATCTTCGATTGCCGCCACGATCTTGCGCAGCCCGACGCCGGCGAGCAGCTTTATCGCGCCGCGCATATCGCCAATGCCCAGTTCCTGCATTTGGACCGTGACCTCTCCGGGCCGAAGACTGGCGACAACGGTCGCCATCCCCTGCCCGATCCAGCCGTATTAGCGACAACCTTAGGCCGCTGCGGCGTAACGAACGATACTCAAGTCGTCGCTTACGACAATCATGGCAGTATGTTCGCGGCGCGGCTTTGGTGGTTGTTACGTTGGTTAGGACACAGCAAGGTTGCCGTGCTCGACGGCGGCTTGTCGGCCTGGCAACACGCCGGTCATGCCGTCACGCAAGCGATACCCTCGGTGCAACCGACGGTCTTCACTTGGAAACTGAGCGAGCCGACGGTCGACGCGGAATATGTGCGGGCACATCTGCAACAACCCGACATGCTACTACTCGACGCACGCGCCCCCGATCGCTTCCGCGGCGAGAACGAAACCCTCGATCCGGTCGGCGGCCATATTCCCGGCGCCGGCAATCGTTTTTTCAAAAACAACTTAACCACGGAGGGTCACTTCAAACCGGCCGCGCAACTGCGCCAAGAATTCGATGCGCTGTTGGGTGATCACCCTGCTCACACCCTCGTCAATCAATGCGGTTCGGGCGTCACCGCTTGTCATAACTTATTGGCCTTGGAAATCGCCGGGCTACAGGGAGCACGGCTTTATCCCGGCTCATGGAGTGAATGGTGCAGCGATCCACGGCGACCGATAGCGACACGATAA
- a CDS encoding VOC family protein, producing MAHTVKPIPEGYHSATPYLIVKDAASAIDFYQRAFGAKETMRFDHLGKVGHAEIRIGDSAIMLADEFPEMGAQSPQSLGGTPVSIMLYVEDVDTLFRQALAAGAKEAQPVQDKFYGDRTGSLIDPYGHSWHIATHKEDITLEEMQKRAAAMSAASNQATAQQQKH from the coding sequence ATGGCACATACTGTTAAACCGATTCCCGAGGGTTACCATTCAGCAACCCCGTATCTCATCGTCAAAGACGCCGCCAGCGCAATCGATTTCTATCAACGCGCTTTCGGCGCCAAAGAGACGATGCGCTTCGATCACCTAGGCAAGGTTGGTCATGCCGAAATCCGAATCGGCGACTCGGCCATCATGCTCGCCGACGAGTTCCCGGAGATGGGCGCACAAAGTCCGCAATCGCTCGGCGGCACGCCGGTCAGCATCATGCTCTATGTCGAAGACGTCGACACGCTATTCCGGCAAGCGCTCGCCGCCGGCGCCAAGGAAGCGCAACCCGTGCAGGATAAATTTTACGGCGATCGTACCGGCAGCCTGATCGATCCTTATGGCCACAGCTGGCATATCGCGACCCACAAAGAAGATATAACGCTCGAGGAAATGCAAAAGCGGGCAGCGGCGATGTCTGCCGCTAGTAATCAAGCGACAGCACAACAACAAAAGCATTAG
- a CDS encoding DUF378 domain-containing protein gives MTRFNAFDWVALILLIIGGLNWGLVGLFGFNLVAAIVGDMSVLARIIYVLVGIAAVFVAIDAFRWRGQMAGLSERGHVR, from the coding sequence ATGACACGGTTTAATGCGTTCGATTGGGTTGCGCTGATATTGCTGATCATTGGCGGGCTGAACTGGGGGCTCGTTGGTTTGTTCGGTTTTAACCTGGTAGCGGCGATCGTTGGCGACATGTCAGTGTTGGCACGCATTATCTATGTACTGGTCGGCATCGCCGCGGTTTTTGTCGCGATCGATGCATTTCGTTGGCGTGGACAAATGGCTGGACTTTCCGAAAGAGGGCATGTTCGTTAA
- a CDS encoding histidine phosphatase family protein: MTHLILVRHGETEWNRLQRVQGHTDIALNDTGIAQARKVGQRLATETIDAIISSDLQRAYQTAQAIAEYTTHTIMLDPALRERCFGIFEGLTAEEMRQRYLPEFERWQVRDPDYEIPGGESLRRLYDRVCTVLTAIATRYAGRRVVLVCHGGVLDCAYRLAAPLALEAPRQHLLLNASLNRLRFDTAARTFTIEQWGEVEHLQMPVQDEVDRRAV; encoded by the coding sequence ATGACGCATTTAATTTTGGTACGACACGGCGAGACCGAATGGAATCGATTGCAGCGCGTGCAAGGACACACCGATATCGCGTTGAACGACACCGGTATTGCGCAAGCGCGTAAGGTCGGACAGCGGTTGGCGACGGAAACGATCGACGCCATTATTTCCAGCGATCTGCAACGCGCCTACCAGACGGCACAAGCGATCGCCGAATACACGACCCATACGATTATGCTCGACCCGGCGTTGCGCGAGCGTTGTTTCGGAATTTTCGAAGGACTGACGGCGGAGGAAATGCGCCAGCGTTACCTGCCCGAGTTCGAGCGTTGGCAGGTGCGCGATCCGGATTACGAAATTCCCGGCGGCGAGAGCTTGCGCCGGTTGTACGATCGGGTTTGCACGGTGTTAACGGCAATCGCCACGCGTTATGCAGGTCGCCGCGTCGTGCTGGTTTGTCACGGCGGCGTGCTCGATTGCGCGTATCGATTGGCGGCGCCGTTAGCGCTCGAGGCACCGCGGCAACATTTGTTGTTGAACGCGAGTCTCAATCGATTGCGATTTGATACAGCGGCGCGCACCTTTACGATCGAACAGTGGGGTGAGGTCGAGCATTTACAAATGCCGGTGCAAGATGAAGTGGATCGGCGCGCCGTGTGA
- a CDS encoding GspH/FimT family pseudopilin, producing the protein MLYRTERGVSLAEFVVTLTLLAVCALLTAPVYYKFVDELKATNFTNSLVGVLGYARGQAVERGLAVSICSSDDGHHCTDTPWEHGYIVFVDDAGEPQVLKRYEPENSAIRVTLTGHRYIRFAPAGNLAIQASLDEHAVDTSPWLAKLSPVAAAYADDDVPPTLTKEIVADTRGTFQICAGHAGRVVQLSMIGRISTKSIRCD; encoded by the coding sequence ATGCTGTATCGTACCGAGCGGGGAGTCTCACTAGCTGAATTCGTGGTAACGCTGACATTGCTGGCAGTTTGCGCGTTGCTGACAGCACCGGTGTATTACAAATTTGTCGACGAACTGAAAGCGACCAATTTTACGAATAGTTTGGTCGGGGTGCTGGGTTATGCGCGCGGACAGGCGGTCGAGCGCGGTCTAGCGGTCAGCATCTGCAGCAGCGATGACGGCCATCACTGCACCGATACGCCATGGGAGCACGGTTATATCGTGTTCGTCGACGATGCCGGCGAACCGCAAGTACTGAAACGTTACGAGCCGGAGAATTCGGCGATACGAGTCACATTGACTGGTCACCGCTATATCCGGTTTGCCCCTGCCGGAAATTTAGCCATCCAAGCGTCGCTCGACGAGCATGCTGTGGATACGAGCCCATGGTTGGCCAAGCTTTCGCCAGTGGCGGCAGCATATGCCGATGACGATGTTCCGCCCACCCTCACGAAAGAAATCGTCGCCGACACCCGCGGTACGTTTCAGATCTGTGCCGGCCATGCTGGACGTGTGGTGCAGCTATCGATGATCGGTCGCATCAGCACCAAATCCATTCGCTGCGACTAG
- a CDS encoding helix-turn-helix transcriptional regulator, with amino-acid sequence MHPPMLERLPRPVYVRAQTLAAGTHFTTHQHDWVQFLYASSGTLRVRLPTGSFAVLPKYAVWIPTGMPHDVATFGKASFRSLYIDPTVAGVAGTRCRVVEVTALVRELISAATLLPVEYEERGRDGRLIATLLDEIAALTETDVHLPMPVDSRLRHICDVLLAEPADPRGLDEWADTAGASTRTLARLFIKETGMGFREWRQRLRLHSALERIAGGVRITVVALEVGYSSTSAFIAAFKEHFGRPPGELSPKPVVDDDD; translated from the coding sequence ATGCACCCGCCAATGCTGGAGCGCCTGCCGCGTCCGGTATACGTGCGCGCACAAACATTGGCGGCTGGCACACACTTCACCACCCATCAGCACGATTGGGTGCAATTTTTATATGCCAGCTCGGGCACGTTACGCGTGCGCTTACCGACCGGCAGTTTCGCGGTGTTGCCGAAGTACGCGGTGTGGATTCCGACCGGGATGCCGCACGATGTCGCTACCTTCGGTAAAGCGAGTTTTCGCAGTTTGTATATCGATCCGACCGTGGCCGGCGTCGCCGGCACGCGCTGTCGTGTGGTCGAGGTGACGGCGTTGGTACGCGAGCTGATCAGCGCCGCGACGTTGTTGCCGGTGGAATATGAAGAGCGCGGGCGTGACGGGCGGCTGATCGCGACGTTGCTCGATGAGATCGCCGCGCTTACTGAAACCGATGTGCACTTACCGATGCCAGTCGATTCGAGACTGCGGCACATTTGCGACGTGTTGTTGGCCGAACCGGCCGATCCGCGTGGCCTCGACGAGTGGGCCGACACCGCCGGCGCATCGACGCGCACGCTCGCACGTCTGTTCATCAAAGAAACCGGAATGGGCTTTCGCGAGTGGCGCCAGCGGTTACGCCTGCACAGCGCGCTCGAACGAATCGCCGGCGGGGTCCGTATCACCGTGGTCGCGTTGGAAGTCGGCTACAGTTCGACGTCGGCGTTCATTGCCGCGTTCAAGGAACATTTCGGTCGACCGCCGGGCGAGTTGTCGCCGAAGCCGGTGGTCGACGACGACGATTAA
- a CDS encoding UvrD-helicase domain-containing protein, with amino-acid sequence MAIALNPPQTEAVRYVDGPLLVLAGAGSGKTGVITHKIVHLVGKCGYKPSHVAAITFTNKAAREMQERISSMASGKALQGLTISTFHSLGVKILRAESAALRLKPRFSILDSDDAFAILSQIIGTVDKQTVRRAQWQISSWKNALVGADTAESLATDDTQVAAARAYRNYDDTLRAYQAVDFDDLILLPVRLFADNLEALTRWRDKLRYFLVDEYQDTNGAQYRLLRQLCGDIGRFTAVGDDDQAIYAWRGANVENLQTLQTDYPTLKVIKLEQNYRSTGRILKVANTLIANNPKLFEKRLWSDLGYGDPIQVTAMADEEREAESVVMRIGAHKLQSRTKYSDYAILYRGNHQARVFEQFLRAQRIPYRLSGGQSFFDRAEVKDIVAYLRLIANADDDPAFVRAVTTPRRGVGAQTLEALGSYAGERQLSMFAAVYEMGLTLRLKPQQLTPLQTFCDFINNMAVRADGEPAGAVLNDLLKAIDYQMHLTDSLEPRDAETRWENVQRFVNWISTRAEADEKTLLEMTQTVALMNMLEGKDEGSDAVQLSTIHAAKGLEFPVVFLVGTEEEILPHRESAETGKVDEERRLMYVAITRAKKQLFISYCSKRRRGKDWHRCQPSRFIDEMGRDNLQISGEKRDPEASRAEGNASLAALRALLSTKETPAENPATQVASEDDAA; translated from the coding sequence GTGGCAATCGCACTCAATCCTCCGCAAACCGAAGCGGTCCGTTACGTCGACGGGCCACTTCTTGTTTTGGCCGGCGCCGGCAGTGGTAAAACCGGCGTCATCACCCACAAGATCGTGCACTTGGTCGGCAAATGCGGCTACAAGCCGAGCCATGTCGCCGCCATTACCTTCACCAACAAAGCCGCGCGCGAGATGCAAGAGCGCATTTCGTCGATGGCATCGGGCAAAGCGCTGCAGGGCCTGACGATCTCGACGTTCCATTCGCTCGGCGTGAAGATCCTGCGCGCCGAATCGGCGGCGTTGCGGCTCAAACCGCGCTTCTCGATCCTCGATTCGGACGACGCCTTCGCCATTCTTTCGCAGATTATCGGCACGGTCGACAAACAAACGGTACGCCGAGCGCAATGGCAGATATCGTCGTGGAAAAACGCGCTGGTCGGCGCCGATACCGCCGAAAGCCTGGCGACCGACGATACCCAGGTGGCGGCGGCACGTGCTTACCGCAACTACGACGACACCTTGCGCGCTTACCAAGCGGTCGACTTCGACGATTTGATTTTGCTGCCGGTGCGCTTGTTCGCCGACAACCTGGAAGCGCTCACGCGCTGGCGCGACAAGTTGCGCTACTTTTTGGTCGACGAATACCAAGACACCAACGGCGCGCAATATCGATTGCTGCGTCAGCTGTGCGGCGACATCGGCCGCTTCACCGCGGTCGGCGACGATGACCAGGCGATTTACGCTTGGCGCGGCGCCAACGTCGAAAACTTGCAGACGCTGCAAACCGACTACCCGACGCTCAAAGTCATCAAGCTCGAACAGAATTACCGTTCGACCGGGCGCATTCTCAAAGTGGCGAACACGCTAATCGCTAATAACCCGAAGCTGTTCGAGAAGCGGCTGTGGTCCGATCTAGGCTACGGCGACCCGATTCAGGTGACCGCCATGGCCGACGAAGAGCGCGAAGCGGAGAGCGTCGTCATGCGCATCGGCGCGCACAAGCTGCAAAGCCGCACGAAGTATTCGGACTACGCCATTCTCTACCGCGGCAACCACCAGGCGCGCGTGTTCGAGCAGTTTTTACGCGCCCAGCGCATTCCCTATCGTCTTTCCGGCGGGCAATCGTTCTTCGATCGCGCCGAGGTCAAAGACATCGTCGCTTATCTGCGGCTCATCGCCAACGCCGACGACGATCCGGCATTCGTGCGCGCCGTCACCACGCCGCGGCGCGGTGTCGGTGCACAGACACTGGAAGCGCTCGGCAGTTACGCCGGCGAGCGCCAACTTAGTATGTTCGCCGCCGTCTACGAGATGGGGTTGACGCTGCGCTTGAAGCCGCAACAACTGACACCGCTGCAGACCTTCTGCGACTTCATCAACAACATGGCCGTGCGCGCCGACGGCGAGCCGGCCGGCGCCGTGCTGAACGATCTGTTGAAGGCGATCGATTACCAGATGCATCTCACCGACAGCCTCGAGCCACGCGATGCCGAGACCCGCTGGGAGAACGTGCAGCGCTTCGTCAACTGGATATCGACCCGCGCCGAAGCCGACGAGAAAACGCTGCTGGAAATGACGCAGACCGTGGCGCTGATGAATATGCTCGAAGGCAAGGACGAAGGCAGCGACGCGGTTCAGCTCAGCACGATCCACGCCGCCAAAGGCCTCGAATTTCCGGTCGTCTTTTTAGTCGGCACCGAGGAAGAGATTCTGCCGCATCGCGAGTCGGCCGAGACCGGCAAGGTCGACGAAGAGCGGCGGCTGATGTACGTCGCCATCACCCGCGCCAAGAAACAATTGTTCATCAGCTATTGCTCGAAGCGGCGTCGCGGCAAAGATTGGCACCGCTGCCAGCCGAGCCGCTTCATCGACGAGATGGGGCGCGACAATTTGCAAATCAGCGGCGAGAAGCGCGACCCCGAAGCGAGCCGCGCGGAAGGCAACGCCAGCTTGGCAGCATTGAGGGCGCTATTGTCGACGAAAGAAACGCCGGCCGAAAATCCGGCGACGCAAGTGGCGAGCGAGGACGACGCCGCTTAA
- a CDS encoding antibiotic biosynthesis monooxygenase, whose protein sequence is MVVIVFRTRVRADADVPEMEALGVRMYELAASMPGFVSFKDFAAPDGEYVSLVEFQSVETLAAWRDHPAHKEAQRLGREKFFSEYHIQVCTTAREYRFP, encoded by the coding sequence ATGGTCGTCATCGTATTTCGTACCCGCGTTCGCGCCGACGCCGATGTGCCGGAAATGGAGGCGTTGGGCGTACGAATGTATGAGCTGGCCGCGTCGATGCCTGGCTTCGTTTCCTTCAAAGACTTCGCCGCGCCCGACGGCGAGTATGTCTCGCTGGTCGAATTCCAATCGGTGGAAACGTTAGCGGCGTGGCGCGATCATCCGGCGCACAAAGAAGCGCAACGCCTCGGTCGGGAAAAATTCTTTTCCGAGTACCACATTCAGGTGTGCACGACCGCGCGTGAGTATCGGTTTCCTTAA
- a CDS encoding YaeQ family protein has product MASRATIYKVDLQIADMDRNYYQNHALTVAQHPSETEERMMLRVLAFAWCADAALAFGRGLSTEDEPDLWRKDLTGAVEHWIDVGQPEERDIRRACGRAKQVTLFCYGGRGVDFWWTQIRPQLERLRNLTVLNVPTIATQALARLAKRTMQLQFTIQDGQAWVTDGAEAVSIEPLVLFAPEMAAR; this is encoded by the coding sequence ATGGCGTCACGCGCAACCATTTATAAAGTCGATCTGCAAATTGCTGACATGGATCGCAATTACTACCAGAACCATGCGCTCACGGTCGCGCAACATCCGTCCGAGACCGAGGAGCGCATGATGTTGCGCGTGCTGGCGTTCGCGTGGTGCGCCGATGCCGCGTTGGCTTTCGGTCGCGGCCTGTCGACCGAGGATGAGCCGGATCTTTGGCGGAAGGATTTGACCGGCGCGGTCGAGCATTGGATCGACGTTGGTCAACCGGAAGAACGCGACATTCGCCGCGCTTGCGGCCGCGCCAAGCAAGTGACGCTATTTTGTTACGGTGGCCGCGGCGTCGATTTTTGGTGGACTCAAATTCGGCCGCAACTCGAACGTTTGCGCAATCTCACCGTGCTGAACGTGCCGACGATTGCGACGCAAGCGCTAGCGCGGCTGGCCAAGCGAACTATGCAGTTGCAATTCACCATTCAAGACGGTCAAGCGTGGGTAACGGACGGGGCAGAGGCGGTATCGATCGAGCCGCTCGTCTTATTTGCCCCGGAAATGGCGGCGCGTTGA
- a CDS encoding porin encodes MNKKLLTVAIGTALYAAGSSAYALEAKLSGQVNRALMWADDSATTELHNVDNAISSTRFRFTGSDDITPSLKAGVNLEWEYLSNSSKSVTQANKYADSTLKERIIEAYFSNDDLGRLSIGQGSGAADGGTEVDLSGTNVVQWAGVADLGGSLVFYTTAGVATTIKINDTINQQDFKSRYDRLRYDSPAFGPIKFAISTGDANNTATGATSDTINEAAVSLNTDLGAGGMLASTIGYAKEDTNSARGQEKTVGGSISWLAPFGLNLTYSHSNVQDEATPTKKDSTFNYVKVGYKFGDHAIAVDYGKGEDFLLAEDESTVYGLGYVYNATKWAELYAGAKIHSFDRPDTEYEDIKIVTVGTRLKF; translated from the coding sequence ATGAACAAGAAGTTATTGACTGTAGCGATCGGCACCGCACTCTATGCTGCCGGTTCTTCTGCCTATGCACTCGAGGCGAAGTTATCGGGACAGGTTAACCGGGCGTTGATGTGGGCCGATGACAGCGCCACCACCGAACTGCACAACGTCGACAACGCCATCAGCAGCACCCGTTTCCGTTTCACCGGCAGCGACGACATCACTCCGAGCCTAAAGGCCGGCGTTAATTTGGAATGGGAATATCTTTCCAATTCGTCCAAATCAGTCACGCAAGCCAACAAGTACGCCGACTCGACGTTGAAAGAGCGCATTATCGAAGCGTACTTCAGCAACGACGACCTCGGCCGCCTTAGTATCGGCCAGGGCTCGGGCGCGGCCGACGGCGGTACGGAAGTCGATCTTTCCGGTACTAACGTCGTGCAATGGGCCGGCGTCGCCGATCTCGGCGGTTCATTAGTTTTCTATACCACTGCCGGCGTTGCCACCACCATCAAGATCAACGACACCATTAACCAGCAGGACTTCAAAAGCCGTTACGACCGCCTGCGCTATGACTCACCGGCGTTCGGTCCGATCAAATTCGCGATCAGTACCGGTGACGCCAACAACACCGCCACTGGCGCAACCAGCGACACGATCAACGAAGCCGCGGTGAGCTTGAACACGGATTTAGGCGCCGGCGGTATGCTCGCCAGCACCATCGGTTACGCCAAAGAGGATACCAACTCGGCCCGCGGACAGGAAAAAACCGTCGGCGGCTCGATCTCTTGGTTGGCACCGTTCGGTCTGAATCTCACCTACTCCCACTCGAACGTGCAAGACGAAGCGACACCGACAAAGAAGGACTCCACCTTCAATTACGTCAAGGTCGGCTATAAGTTCGGCGATCATGCGATTGCTGTCGACTACGGCAAGGGCGAGGATTTCTTGCTCGCCGAAGACGAGTCGACGGTGTATGGCCTCGGTTACGTCTACAACGCCACCAAGTGGGCGGAGCTGTATGCCGGCGCCAAGATCCACAGCTTCGATCGGCCGGACACCGAATATGAAGACATCAAGATCGTTACCGTCGGTACCCGCCTGAAGTTCTAG
- a CDS encoding polyisoprenoid-binding protein, translating to MFARLAAVTTIGLIAGTAFAAPETYTIDSQHTFPSFEINHFGFSTQRGRFNSTSGRLTLDREAKKAAAEITIDTASIDTGLADLEAHLRKPDFFDVEKYPTITFKSTGAHFNGDRLTGLDGQLTMHGQTKPVALAINKLRCGPHPKSKKTVCGAEASATLKRSDFGISYGVPMVGDKVKLLIQVEAQKD from the coding sequence ATGTTTGCACGTCTCGCCGCCGTCACCACCATCGGTCTTATCGCCGGCACGGCGTTCGCCGCACCCGAAACTTACACGATCGATTCGCAACACACGTTTCCCAGTTTCGAAATCAACCATTTCGGCTTTTCCACGCAGCGCGGCCGTTTCAACAGCACCAGCGGCCGCCTTACGCTCGACCGCGAGGCGAAAAAAGCCGCGGCCGAAATCACCATCGATACCGCGTCGATCGACACCGGCCTGGCTGATCTCGAAGCGCATTTGCGCAAACCGGATTTCTTCGATGTCGAAAAATACCCGACGATCACGTTCAAATCGACCGGTGCGCACTTCAACGGCGATAGGTTGACCGGGCTCGATGGTCAATTGACAATGCACGGCCAGACCAAACCGGTAGCGCTTGCCATTAATAAGCTGCGCTGCGGTCCGCATCCGAAATCGAAAAAGACGGTATGCGGCGCCGAAGCATCGGCAACCTTGAAGCGTTCCGACTTCGGCATCTCCTACGGTGTGCCGATGGTGGGCGACAAGGTAAAGCTATTAATCCAAGTCGAAGCACAGAAGGATTGA
- a CDS encoding GNAT family N-acetyltransferase, protein MTATDTHRIDYRYGNDLSLDEVYDLYQASTLGERRPIDDRQILLDMIRHANLVVTAWDGSLLVGISRTLTDFSYTGYLADLAVRKSHQHRGIGTMLIEQTRAKMGPRSKLVLLAAPKAVDYYPKIGFSRHDSAWVLSADDAFPLSPADE, encoded by the coding sequence ATGACCGCCACCGACACACACCGCATTGATTATCGCTACGGAAACGATCTCTCCCTCGATGAAGTTTACGATCTCTACCAGGCGTCCACGCTCGGCGAACGGCGACCGATTGACGATCGGCAAATCCTGCTCGACATGATCCGCCATGCTAATTTGGTGGTGACCGCCTGGGATGGATCGCTGCTGGTTGGAATCTCACGCACGCTCACCGATTTTTCCTACACCGGTTATCTCGCCGATTTAGCGGTGCGAAAGTCGCATCAGCATCGGGGCATAGGAACGATGTTGATCGAGCAGACCCGTGCCAAAATGGGACCGAGATCGAAGCTGGTGTTGCTCGCTGCGCCGAAGGCGGTAGATTACTACCCCAAGATCGGTTTCAGCAGGCACGATAGTGCCTGGGTGTTGTCCGCGGACGATGCGTTCCCGCTGTCGCCGGCGGATGAGTAG